A single Methanocalculus alkaliphilus DNA region contains:
- a CDS encoding minichromosome maintenance protein MCM, whose protein sequence is MSSDEEYDIEVVDKSKEWADFLSKKYKQELRTIGREFPYKRSLIINYETLQKFGRSGVKLADELLGYPNKVFAEVRDALRTHNLLARKDAHEIIPRMNIRFINLPRKTLVRDIRSDQLNTFVSVDGIIRKTTEVRPRLVEAVFRCPAGHMTIREQSYGRFVEPDACGMADCTQKKLELIPMRSKFIDAEKIRIQETPEGLRGGEQPQTLDVDVTDDLAGLAAPGDRVVINGILKSIQRVTMGAKSTIFDIYLECNSIEFGEKEFEEVNITEEDEAAILELSKDPNLYRKIAHSIAPTIYGNDDVKEAVSLQLFSGIAKEMPDGSTLRGDIHILLVGDPGIAKSQLLRYVVKLSPRGIYTSGKSATSAGLTAAAVKDEFGDGRWTLEAGALVLADMGIAAVDEMDKMQKDDRSSLHEAMEQQTISIAKAGITATLKTRCALLGAANPKLGRFDEYVGISEQINMPPSLLSRFDLIFIMTDKPEKQRDEAIAQHILKAHSVGELIMQHRKHPIEGVDEEYITKELAPVTPEIDPVMFRKYIAYAKRNSFPIITQEAREALVDYYMKLRNLASPDKPVPVTARQLEALVRLAEASARTRLGNSIERDDAIRVIKIVDNCLRKVAYDPQTGSFDIDKIATGVSKQSRDLIRSIKETIRQSGDDTGTARVDQVVETLIQKGFSRDAIEKAVEKLRQGGEAFEPKHGLIKLI, encoded by the coding sequence TTGAGTTCTGATGAGGAATACGACATCGAAGTCGTTGATAAATCAAAGGAATGGGCCGATTTCCTCTCAAAAAAATATAAGCAGGAACTTCGTACAATCGGGAGGGAGTTTCCATATAAACGCTCTCTTATCATCAATTACGAGACACTCCAGAAGTTTGGAAGGTCCGGTGTAAAGCTGGCCGATGAGCTCCTCGGCTATCCGAACAAGGTCTTTGCAGAGGTTCGGGATGCCCTTCGGACGCATAATCTCCTTGCCAGGAAGGATGCACATGAGATCATCCCCAGAATGAACATCAGGTTCATCAATCTCCCCCGAAAGACCCTCGTCCGTGATATCAGATCCGACCAGCTCAACACCTTCGTCTCGGTTGATGGGATCATCAGGAAGACCACAGAGGTCCGTCCACGCCTCGTTGAGGCGGTCTTCCGGTGTCCGGCAGGGCATATGACCATCCGTGAACAATCGTATGGACGATTCGTCGAGCCTGATGCCTGTGGGATGGCAGACTGCACCCAGAAGAAACTGGAACTTATCCCCATGCGGTCAAAGTTCATCGATGCCGAGAAGATCCGCATTCAGGAGACGCCGGAAGGGCTCAGAGGTGGTGAACAGCCCCAGACCCTTGATGTCGATGTCACTGATGATCTCGCAGGCCTTGCAGCACCCGGTGACCGGGTCGTCATCAACGGAATCCTGAAATCGATCCAGCGGGTGACGATGGGAGCAAAGAGTACCATCTTTGATATCTATCTTGAATGCAACTCCATCGAGTTTGGTGAGAAGGAGTTTGAGGAGGTGAATATCACCGAGGAGGATGAGGCGGCAATCCTCGAACTCTCAAAGGATCCAAACCTGTACCGAAAGATTGCCCATTCCATCGCACCGACGATCTATGGGAACGATGATGTGAAAGAGGCGGTCTCGCTCCAGCTCTTCAGTGGTATTGCCAAGGAGATGCCGGACGGCAGTACACTCCGCGGGGATATTCATATTCTGCTGGTCGGAGATCCCGGTATTGCAAAGTCCCAGCTCCTCCGGTATGTGGTGAAACTCTCACCCCGCGGCATCTATACATCGGGGAAGTCCGCTACATCCGCCGGTCTCACCGCCGCAGCCGTCAAGGATGAATTCGGGGATGGGAGATGGACCCTTGAGGCCGGGGCGCTCGTCCTTGCGGATATGGGGATCGCCGCAGTCGATGAGATGGATAAGATGCAGAAGGATGATCGCTCCTCTCTCCATGAAGCGATGGAGCAACAGACGATATCCATTGCCAAGGCAGGGATCACAGCGACCCTGAAGACGCGATGCGCACTCCTTGGTGCGGCCAATCCGAAGCTTGGACGATTCGATGAGTATGTCGGCATATCCGAACAGATCAATATGCCCCCGTCCCTCCTCTCCCGGTTTGATCTCATCTTCATCATGACAGACAAGCCTGAGAAGCAGCGCGATGAGGCGATTGCACAACATATCCTCAAGGCGCACTCGGTCGGTGAACTGATCATGCAGCACCGGAAACACCCCATCGAGGGGGTTGATGAGGAGTATATTACAAAAGAGCTTGCCCCGGTCACCCCTGAGATTGACCCGGTGATGTTTCGGAAATATATCGCATATGCAAAACGGAACTCGTTTCCGATCATCACCCAGGAGGCACGGGAGGCGCTCGTCGATTATTATATGAAACTGAGAAACCTCGCCTCCCCCGACAAACCGGTCCCGGTGACCGCCCGGCAGCTTGAAGCGCTCGTCCGACTGGCAGAGGCGAGTGCACGAACCCGTCTTGGCAACTCGATTGAACGTGATGATGCCATCCGGGTGATCAAAATTGTGGACAACTGCCTCCGGAAGGTTGCATATGATCCGCAGACCGGATCATTTGATATCGATAAGATCGCAACCGGGGTATCGAAGCAGAGCAGGGATCTTATCCGGAGTATCAAAGAGACGATCCGGCAGTCCGGTGATGATACCGGCACCGCCCGTGTTGATCAGGTGGTTGAGACCCTCATCCAGAAAGGATTCTCACGCGATGCCATCGAGAAGGCGGTCGAGAAGCTTCGACAGGGCGGCGAGGCCTTTGAGCCAAAACATGGTCTGATTAAACTGATTTAG
- a CDS encoding replication factor C small subunit, protein MEDIHGIWIEKYRPSRLSEMVGHKDIVERLSSYVRQGTLPHLLFTGSPGVGKTTAAVALARELFGEDYGMNFRELNASDERGIDVVRNQIKQFARTTPMGASTFKVLFLDEADALTTDAQAALRRTMENYAQSCRFILSCNYSSKIIDPIQSRCAIYRFRPLTAEDVGEEVRRIAAREGLTVTPEATAAIVYIAQGDMRKAINALQGAAIITPDITAERIYEITSNARPEEIEALVSLSLDGDFEGAERHLSSLLRDRGIAPTELLGQCYRHILTLEIDRMLKVELIDHLGEADYRISEGAHSDLQMEALIARFVLSAMKRRGMDQH, encoded by the coding sequence ATGGAGGATATCCACGGGATCTGGATCGAGAAGTACCGCCCTTCCCGGCTTTCAGAGATGGTCGGCCACAAGGATATCGTTGAGCGTCTCTCAAGCTATGTCCGGCAGGGAACCCTCCCGCATCTGCTCTTCACAGGAAGTCCTGGTGTCGGGAAGACGACGGCTGCAGTCGCTCTTGCACGCGAACTCTTTGGCGAGGATTATGGGATGAACTTCCGTGAGCTGAATGCTTCGGATGAACGGGGGATCGATGTCGTCCGCAATCAGATCAAACAGTTTGCCAGGACGACCCCGATGGGGGCATCGACGTTCAAGGTTCTCTTCCTTGATGAGGCGGATGCACTGACGACCGATGCGCAGGCCGCCCTGAGAAGGACGATGGAGAACTATGCCCAGAGCTGTCGTTTCATCCTTTCATGCAACTACTCATCAAAGATCATTGATCCTATCCAGAGCAGATGTGCCATCTACCGGTTCCGCCCTCTCACAGCAGAGGATGTCGGTGAGGAGGTCAGGCGGATCGCCGCACGTGAGGGCCTCACGGTGACACCCGAGGCAACGGCGGCCATCGTCTACATCGCCCAGGGAGATATGCGCAAAGCGATTAATGCACTCCAGGGCGCTGCCATCATCACCCCGGATATCACTGCTGAGCGGATCTATGAGATCACCTCGAATGCACGGCCTGAAGAGATAGAGGCGCTCGTCTCCCTCTCACTTGACGGGGATTTTGAAGGGGCCGAACGCCATCTCTCCTCCCTCCTTCGCGATCGGGGGATTGCTCCGACTGAACTTCTTGGCCAGTGCTACCGACATATTCTGACGTTGGAGATAGACCGGATGCTGAAGGTGGAGCTGATCGATCACCTTGGTGAAGCCGATTACCGGATCTCGGAGGGGGCTCACAGTGATCTTCAGATGGAGGCGCTCATCGCCAGATTCGTCCTCTCTGCGATGAAGAGACGAGGGATGGATCAACATTGA
- a CDS encoding metallophosphoesterase — protein sequence MKPRFLPEGPAVLISRSRSILVIADLHLGVESALSRKGWHFRSRTDDRLSRIITCIDDADPDLLLILGDLKHSVPQVTWQEARELPRVLDTIRRRVDLALLPGNHDVGIERYMEEGELLPKNGVLIDGTGYLHGHTYPSPDLAGHLILAGHHHPVIHLYDEVGCSLRGSPAYLLGEVDEEILQIPSVDHPTRLLLVPAFYEYAGGIDIRTIPESGISPLAKSVRIETAEVFLSDGTYIDTLGALRSECNF from the coding sequence ATGAAGCCACGGTTCCTCCCCGAGGGGCCTGCAGTTCTGATCAGCCGCAGCCGCTCGATCCTTGTGATAGCAGATCTCCATCTCGGGGTCGAGAGCGCACTATCCCGGAAAGGGTGGCATTTCCGGAGCAGAACCGACGATCGCCTCTCCCGGATCATCACCTGCATTGATGATGCTGACCCCGATCTCCTCCTTATCCTTGGCGATCTGAAGCATTCGGTCCCGCAGGTGACATGGCAGGAAGCCCGCGAGCTCCCCCGCGTCCTCGATACAATACGGAGGCGGGTGGATCTCGCACTCCTCCCCGGCAACCACGACGTCGGGATCGAGCGGTATATGGAAGAGGGCGAGCTCCTCCCGAAGAATGGAGTCCTCATCGATGGGACGGGCTATCTTCACGGCCACACCTATCCGTCACCTGATCTTGCAGGCCATTTGATCCTTGCAGGCCATCACCACCCGGTCATCCATCTCTATGATGAGGTCGGCTGCTCCCTCCGGGGGAGCCCGGCGTACCTCCTCGGCGAGGTTGATGAAGAGATTCTCCAGATCCCATCGGTCGATCACCCGACCCGCCTCCTCCTTGTGCCAGCATTTTATGAGTATGCAGGGGGTATTGACATCAGGACGATCCCGGAGAGCGGGATATCCCCCCTCGCAAAGAGTGTCAGAATCGAGACCGCGGAGGTGTTTCTCTCAGATGGAACCTATATCGACACCCTCGGAGCCCTCAGATCCGAATGCAATTTTTGA
- a CDS encoding DEAD/DEAH box helicase — translation MEPISTPSEPSDPNAIFDQLDERVQQTLRRRGFSDLSEIQLRAIPPLLRGEDQILIAPTGTGKTESAMLPVFHAILREGKSGGFQALYITPLRSLNRDMLSRLRWWCGELGLSVGVRHGDTPMAERRKQALHPPDLLITTPETIQSMLMGSRLRKHLANVRHVVVDEIHELADGKRGAQLSVALERIVEYAGEFQRIGISATVGNPVEVGTFLCGSRSFGIVEVPVASRLSLTVRFGGDRFDSQVKLIEESIDAHQASLIFVNTRSVAEAIGHHLIGRGDVEIHHGSLSKEVRIDAEERFAQGEIRGLVCTSSMELGIDIGHIGHVVQFGSPREVARLIQRVGRAGHRLDQISRGTIIATGFDDLLESLVIAHRALDNRTEPVIPPRCSADVMANQVAAIAVERGEVETETIQRILNKASSFSGCDDLLDTCISQMEEHRLIRRDGDLVIRTGRARKYLTTNLSMIVDERKFPIIDYVTRRIIGTLDESFVIGWIHIGAVFITRGRLWRVLEIEDEKITVEPAPKSVGELPSWEGEQIPVPFEVAKEVGRLRRLRNFSEYNADEASLAYIGRVLGEMEKNRTPVPTDRLVMVEHTKEGVIINICGGHKANEALGRALSILISARFGTSVGIEINAYRIFLRLPRNVGAREIADLLHSLEGDHIEGILRIAMKRTALYKWKLVAVAKKFGAIDADAEYEKISLHRLSEQFDDTIVAQEVYRELFSRYMDVRAAGELIAGIRNNEMEVRIGPLSIIGSEGLFTSQDLITPAEGDQAIIGAVKRRLDGQEIILACMHCRNWKQRTILSRVPEQPECPKCRARLIAALKPYEEENYRLVRKKKKSAEEKEIEAKMLRSANIVLSSGKKAMTALAGRGVGPEVASRILATHTTGDAFYKEILKAEKKFIATHRFW, via the coding sequence ATGGAACCTATATCGACACCCTCGGAGCCCTCAGATCCGAATGCAATTTTTGATCAGCTGGATGAAAGGGTACAACAGACCCTCCGGAGAAGAGGTTTCTCTGATTTATCAGAGATTCAGCTCCGGGCAATCCCTCCGCTCCTGAGAGGAGAAGACCAGATACTGATCGCACCGACCGGCACTGGGAAGACAGAGAGTGCCATGCTCCCGGTTTTTCATGCCATTCTGAGAGAAGGGAAATCCGGCGGCTTTCAGGCACTCTATATCACACCCCTCCGATCCTTAAATCGTGATATGCTCTCACGCCTCCGGTGGTGGTGTGGTGAGCTCGGGCTCTCCGTCGGTGTCCGGCATGGCGATACACCAATGGCCGAGCGGCGCAAACAGGCTCTCCATCCGCCGGATCTCCTGATCACAACACCGGAGACGATCCAGTCGATGCTGATGGGGTCACGGCTCAGAAAACACCTTGCCAATGTCAGGCATGTCGTCGTCGATGAGATTCATGAGCTTGCGGATGGAAAACGGGGTGCACAACTCTCAGTCGCACTCGAACGGATAGTTGAGTATGCAGGTGAGTTCCAGAGGATCGGGATATCCGCAACAGTCGGCAATCCAGTGGAGGTTGGTACGTTCCTCTGTGGATCACGATCGTTTGGTATCGTTGAAGTCCCGGTTGCCAGCAGGCTCTCACTCACGGTCCGGTTCGGCGGTGATCGGTTCGACTCCCAGGTGAAGCTGATCGAAGAGAGTATCGATGCTCACCAGGCCAGCCTCATCTTTGTCAATACCCGGTCGGTCGCCGAAGCGATAGGCCACCACCTCATCGGGCGGGGGGATGTCGAGATTCATCATGGCTCTCTCTCAAAAGAGGTACGGATCGATGCAGAGGAGCGCTTTGCACAGGGGGAGATCCGGGGGCTCGTCTGCACAAGCTCAATGGAGCTTGGGATCGATATCGGCCATATCGGGCATGTTGTCCAGTTCGGATCCCCGCGTGAGGTCGCCCGGCTGATACAGCGGGTCGGCAGGGCAGGACACCGGCTTGATCAGATCTCACGGGGCACGATCATCGCAACCGGATTTGATGATCTCCTCGAGTCGCTTGTCATTGCTCACCGGGCGCTTGATAACAGGACCGAGCCGGTCATCCCGCCACGCTGCTCTGCCGATGTGATGGCAAACCAGGTTGCCGCCATCGCAGTTGAACGTGGTGAGGTTGAGACAGAAACGATACAACGGATCCTCAACAAGGCATCCTCCTTCTCCGGATGTGACGATCTCCTTGATACCTGCATCAGCCAGATGGAGGAGCACCGGCTGATCCGCCGGGACGGCGATCTGGTGATCCGAACCGGACGCGCCCGGAAGTACCTCACCACGAACCTCTCGATGATCGTTGATGAGAGGAAGTTTCCGATCATCGATTATGTGACACGGAGGATAATCGGGACCCTTGATGAGTCCTTTGTCATTGGCTGGATCCATATCGGCGCTGTTTTTATTACACGCGGCCGCCTCTGGCGGGTGCTTGAGATCGAGGACGAGAAGATCACCGTCGAACCTGCGCCTAAGAGTGTCGGAGAGCTCCCGTCATGGGAGGGGGAACAGATCCCGGTCCCGTTTGAGGTTGCCAAAGAGGTCGGCCGGCTCCGACGACTCCGGAACTTCTCCGAGTACAATGCGGATGAAGCATCCCTGGCATATATTGGAAGGGTTCTCGGTGAGATGGAGAAGAACCGGACACCCGTTCCAACAGACAGACTGGTCATGGTCGAGCATACGAAAGAGGGGGTTATCATCAATATCTGTGGCGGCCATAAGGCGAACGAGGCACTTGGGCGGGCCCTCTCCATTCTTATATCCGCCAGGTTTGGAACAAGTGTCGGAATCGAGATTAATGCCTACCGGATCTTCCTTCGGCTCCCACGGAACGTCGGGGCGCGTGAGATAGCAGATCTCCTTCATTCTCTCGAAGGAGATCATATTGAGGGGATTCTGAGGATTGCAATGAAGCGGACCGCACTGTATAAATGGAAACTCGTAGCGGTTGCAAAGAAGTTTGGAGCAATCGATGCCGATGCAGAGTATGAAAAGATCAGCCTCCATCGCCTCAGTGAACAGTTTGACGACACCATCGTTGCACAGGAGGTGTACCGCGAGCTATTCAGCAGGTATATGGATGTCAGGGCCGCTGGTGAACTGATAGCAGGAATCAGAAACAATGAGATGGAGGTCCGGATCGGCCCCCTCTCAATTATCGGATCAGAGGGGCTCTTCACATCACAGGATCTCATCACTCCGGCTGAAGGCGACCAGGCGATCATCGGGGCGGTGAAGCGGCGGCTGGACGGACAGGAGATCATCCTCGCCTGCATGCATTGCAGGAACTGGAAACAGAGGACCATCCTCTCCAGAGTCCCGGAGCAGCCAGAATGCCCGAAGTGCAGGGCCCGCCTCATCGCCGCTCTGAAACCATATGAAGAGGAGAATTACCGGCTCGTCCGAAAGAAGAAGAAGTCGGCTGAAGAGAAGGAGATTGAGGCGAAGATGCTCAGGTCAGCCAACATCGTCCTTTCAAGCGGAAAGAAGGCGATGACTGCCCTTGCGGGCAGGGGGGTCGGTCCCGAGGTGGCTTCGCGCATCCTCGCAACCCACACAACCGGGGATGCCTTTTATAAGGAGATTCTCAAAGCCGAGAAGAAGTTCATCGCCACTCATCGTTTCTGGTAA
- a CDS encoding TATA-box-binding protein, with the protein MADQQYDSLKIENIVASGVIADSIDLLAIADHIEGCELNTKRFPGAVYRIKDPKMASLIFSSGKVVLTGIKNEEDMDRGLEIIISSLKDAGVVTHEIPDVNVTNIVCSYDMGKSINLNKVVITLQLENIEYEPEQFPGLVYRIADPKIVALLFSSGKIILTGGKNLHDVRAGLGVLEQHLADIL; encoded by the coding sequence ATGGCAGATCAACAGTACGACTCATTGAAGATCGAAAATATCGTCGCTTCCGGTGTCATCGCCGATTCGATCGATCTCCTGGCAATTGCCGACCATATCGAGGGGTGCGAACTCAATACCAAGAGATTCCCAGGGGCGGTCTACCGGATCAAGGATCCGAAGATGGCATCACTGATCTTCTCATCTGGCAAGGTTGTCCTCACCGGGATCAAGAATGAGGAGGATATGGACCGTGGTCTTGAGATCATCATCTCATCACTGAAGGATGCCGGTGTGGTGACACATGAGATCCCGGATGTTAATGTGACGAATATCGTCTGCTCCTATGACATGGGAAAATCCATCAATCTGAATAAAGTTGTCATCACCCTGCAACTCGAAAATATTGAGTACGAACCTGAACAGTTCCCGGGACTTGTGTACCGGATTGCAGATCCAAAGATCGTCGCACTCCTCTTTTCATCAGGAAAGATCATCCTGACGGGTGGAAAGAATCTCCATGATGTCAGGGCCGGTCTTGGTGTCCTTGAACAGCATCTGGCAGATATTCTCTGA
- a CDS encoding V-type ATP synthase subunit D, producing the protein MEQVHPTRMELIRIKTQIKLAEQGKELLRQKMDALIAEFFQIMRGVSESREKLERVDEAARHSLHLAHAVDDSVALKSAALATRSGIALDISGKNIMGVPVPVIEKRKFSRRSFERGYGILGVSGRIDEVAEHFEAELDLIIELAETETALRRLGEEIQKNRRRVNALEQIMIPDLKKQAKFIKIAIEEREREDLYRLKKMKKIIDRKKGEDMQGW; encoded by the coding sequence ATGGAGCAGGTTCACCCGACGAGGATGGAGCTCATCAGAATTAAGACACAGATTAAGCTTGCCGAACAGGGAAAGGAGCTTCTCAGGCAGAAGATGGATGCCCTGATTGCAGAGTTCTTTCAGATAATGCGGGGTGTATCCGAGTCCCGGGAGAAGCTGGAGCGGGTCGATGAGGCTGCCAGGCACTCCTTACACCTTGCCCATGCAGTCGATGACTCGGTTGCTCTCAAGTCTGCTGCCCTTGCCACACGGAGTGGCATCGCCCTTGATATCTCTGGAAAGAATATCATGGGCGTTCCTGTCCCGGTCATTGAAAAACGTAAGTTTTCACGGCGTTCTTTCGAACGGGGCTATGGTATTCTGGGTGTAAGCGGCAGGATTGACGAGGTTGCAGAACATTTTGAGGCCGAGCTGGATCTGATCATCGAACTGGCAGAGACAGAGACCGCACTTCGCCGGCTCGGTGAGGAGATTCAGAAGAACAGGCGGAGAGTCAATGCCCTTGAACAGATAATGATCCCTGACCTGAAAAAACAGGCGAAATTCATTAAGATCGCCATCGAGGAGCGTGAGCGTGAGGATCTCTACCGGCTTAAGAAGATGAAGAAGATCATTGACCGGAAGAAGGGGGAAGATATGCAGGGGTGGTAG
- a CDS encoding V-type ATP synthase subunit B, protein MPGDLVTREYTSISYVSGPLIFIRNVKNVSYNEIVRITLPNGEERSGQVLEIAKDVAVVQVFEGTSGIDNLRTRVRFTGEPLLMKLAPDMTGRIFNGIGHPRDGGPDVIEELSLDVNGMPINPVARDKPSDFIQTGISAIDGLNTLVRGQKLPIFSGAGLPANKLAAQIGRQARVLGEGEDFAVVFAAMGITFKEASFFMKAFEKTGALGRAVIFMNLTDDPIIERLATPRCALTVAEYLAYTHGLHVLVILTDMINYCEALREISTAREEVPGRRGYPGYMYTDLSSIYERAGKIKGRKGSITQIPILTMPDDDITHPVPDLTGYITEGQIVLSRDLFRRGGDPPIDILPCLSRLMNSGIGEGKTREDHRNVADQLYASYAYGRDLRRLVAIVGEEALTELDRMYLTLADAFEKRFISQGDEDRSIEATLGIGWDLLSILPEEELKRIPVDYITRYHPAYREAV, encoded by the coding sequence ATGCCGGGAGATCTTGTTACCAGGGAGTACACATCGATCAGCTATGTGTCAGGTCCGCTGATATTCATCAGGAATGTAAAAAACGTCTCATATAATGAGATTGTCCGCATCACCCTCCCGAATGGGGAGGAGCGATCCGGCCAGGTCCTTGAAATAGCAAAGGATGTTGCGGTCGTTCAGGTCTTTGAAGGGACGAGTGGCATTGATAATCTCAGGACCAGGGTGAGGTTCACCGGTGAACCACTCCTTATGAAACTCGCCCCCGATATGACGGGGCGGATCTTTAATGGAATCGGCCATCCGCGTGACGGAGGGCCCGATGTGATCGAGGAGCTGAGTCTTGATGTCAATGGGATGCCGATCAACCCGGTTGCCCGGGATAAGCCATCCGATTTCATTCAGACAGGTATATCCGCAATTGATGGCTTAAATACCCTGGTTCGTGGGCAGAAGCTTCCGATATTCTCCGGAGCCGGTCTTCCGGCAAACAAGCTTGCCGCCCAGATTGGGAGACAGGCCCGTGTCCTTGGCGAGGGAGAGGATTTCGCCGTCGTCTTTGCGGCGATGGGTATCACCTTCAAGGAGGCGTCATTCTTCATGAAGGCTTTTGAGAAGACCGGGGCACTGGGGCGTGCTGTCATCTTTATGAACCTGACTGATGATCCCATCATCGAACGTCTTGCAACACCAAGATGTGCCCTTACCGTGGCAGAATACCTTGCATATACCCACGGCCTCCATGTCCTTGTCATTCTGACAGATATGATCAATTATTGCGAGGCCCTCAGGGAGATATCGACTGCACGCGAGGAGGTGCCTGGACGACGTGGCTATCCGGGGTACATGTATACCGATCTCTCCTCAATTTATGAGAGGGCAGGAAAGATCAAGGGGAGGAAGGGATCGATAACCCAGATCCCTATCCTGACCATGCCGGACGATGATATCACCCATCCTGTCCCTGATCTTACAGGATATATCACCGAAGGCCAGATCGTCCTCTCCCGTGATCTCTTCCGGAGAGGAGGTGATCCGCCGATAGATATCCTCCCCTGCCTCTCACGGCTGATGAACTCGGGGATCGGTGAGGGGAAGACACGAGAGGATCACCGCAATGTTGCAGATCAGCTCTACGCCTCGTATGCGTACGGGCGGGATCTCAGAAGGCTCGTTGCCATTGTCGGTGAGGAGGCACTGACCGAGCTTGACAGGATGTATCTTACCCTGGCCGATGCATTTGAGAAGCGGTTCATCAGCCAGGGCGACGAGGATCGGTCGATTGAAGCGACCCTCGGGATCGGCTGGGATCTCCTCTCGATACTGCCTGAGGAGGAGCTCAAGAGGATTCCTGTTGACTATATCACCAGATACCATCCCGCATACAGGGAGGCCGTGTAG
- a CDS encoding V-type ATP synthase subunit A: MTEGVISRISGPVVTAEGLRGSQMYEVVRVGSDELFGEIIRLDRNEAVIQVYEDTSGLRIGERVASTGSPYSVALGPGLLSSIYDGIQRPLPVLYEMSGDLISRGVFPPGLDLSRRWEFHPSALPGQNVMSGDLIGTVSEFHLEHRVMVPPHISGTIKEIHEGSFTVSEPVCTLDNGTEIPLMQIWPARRPRPYRKKLDPDTLLITGQRIFDTFFPVAKGGTAMIPGGFGTGKTVAEQTLARWSDTQVVIYIGCGERGNEMTDVLYEFPELIDPVTGLPLIERTVLIANTSNMPVAAREASIYTGITIAEYYRDMGYDVALMADSTSRWGEALREISGRLEEMPGEEGYPAYLATRLAAFYERAGRVICAGSGDRIGSVTVIGAVSPPGGDFSEPITQNTLRVAGTFWALDTSLAYRRHYPSVNWIKSYSLYLDSIGGWFAEHVAEDWREIRDRAMYLLQKEVELQEIVQLVGPDALPDSEKIILEVTRMIREDYLQQSAFHDIDSFCSLEKQYWMLRAILVYHDRSLRAMTIGVPIDAILKIQARKDIGRMKERPDTGSILNLIDEIEQGISELMEEE; encoded by the coding sequence ATGACAGAAGGGGTTATTTCAAGGATCTCAGGCCCTGTTGTTACAGCAGAGGGCCTGCGTGGATCACAGATGTATGAGGTTGTCCGGGTCGGCAGTGACGAACTGTTCGGGGAGATCATCCGCCTTGACCGCAACGAAGCTGTCATCCAGGTATATGAGGATACATCGGGCCTGCGGATCGGGGAGAGGGTGGCGAGTACCGGATCTCCGTACTCCGTGGCACTTGGACCAGGTCTTTTGTCATCGATTTATGATGGTATTCAGCGCCCCCTCCCGGTTCTCTATGAGATGAGCGGAGATCTCATCTCCCGGGGCGTCTTCCCGCCAGGTCTTGATCTCTCACGGAGATGGGAGTTTCACCCTTCAGCCCTGCCGGGCCAGAACGTGATGTCGGGCGATCTCATCGGGACCGTGTCAGAGTTTCATCTTGAGCACCGGGTGATGGTGCCGCCACATATTTCCGGCACGATAAAGGAGATCCATGAAGGGTCATTCACCGTCTCCGAACCGGTCTGTACACTGGATAACGGCACTGAGATACCCCTGATGCAGATATGGCCTGCACGGAGACCACGCCCGTACAGGAAGAAGCTCGATCCTGACACCCTCCTTATAACAGGCCAGCGCATCTTCGATACCTTCTTCCCGGTCGCAAAAGGGGGGACAGCCATGATTCCCGGCGGCTTTGGAACCGGCAAGACCGTCGCCGAGCAGACGCTTGCACGATGGTCTGATACTCAGGTTGTCATCTACATTGGTTGCGGGGAGCGTGGAAACGAGATGACCGATGTCCTCTATGAGTTTCCTGAACTGATCGATCCGGTGACCGGGCTCCCTCTCATCGAGCGGACGGTTCTCATCGCCAATACATCCAATATGCCTGTTGCCGCCAGGGAAGCATCCATCTACACCGGGATCACCATCGCAGAATATTATCGTGACATGGGGTATGATGTCGCCCTTATGGCAGACTCGACCTCGCGCTGGGGCGAGGCGCTCCGTGAGATCTCAGGAAGGCTTGAGGAGATGCCCGGTGAGGAGGGCTATCCTGCGTATCTTGCGACGCGCCTCGCAGCATTTTATGAACGGGCAGGCAGGGTCATCTGTGCCGGATCCGGAGATCGGATTGGATCCGTCACCGTCATCGGTGCGGTATCTCCACCTGGCGGGGACTTCTCAGAGCCGATAACCCAGAACACACTCCGTGTTGCGGGAACTTTCTGGGCGCTTGACACCAGCCTTGCATACCGCCGTCACTACCCCTCTGTCAACTGGATCAAGAGCTATTCGCTCTACCTTGACAGTATCGGGGGGTGGTTTGCCGAACATGTGGCAGAGGACTGGCGCGAGATCCGGGACAGGGCAATGTACCTTCTTCAGAAGGAGGTTGAACTTCAGGAGATCGTCCAGCTCGTCGGCCCGGATGCACTTCCGGACAGCGAAAAGATCATACTGGAGGTGACGCGGATGATACGTGAGGACTACCTGCAGCAGAGCGCGTTCCATGATATCGATTCGTTCTGCTCACTTGAGAAACAGTACTGGATGCTACGGGCGATCCTCGTTTATCACGACCGATCACTCCGTGCCATGACCATTGGCGTTCCAATCGATGCCATTCTGAAAATCCAGGCGAGAAAGGATATCGGAAGAATGAAAGAACGGCCGGATACCGGGAGTATTCTGAATCTTATTGATGAGATAGAGCAGGGGATCTCAGAACTGATGGAGGAAGAGTGA